In Cinclus cinclus chromosome 13, bCinCin1.1, whole genome shotgun sequence, a genomic segment contains:
- the CTXN2 gene encoding cortexin-2: protein MMSSNYCSNTSASMSVSEMSAFPLTLEQKTGFAFVGILCVFLGLLIIRCFKILLDPYSSMPSSTWEDEVEGLDKGTFEYALA, encoded by the coding sequence ATGATGAGCAGTAATTACTGCAGCAACACTTCAGCCAGCATGAGCGTCAGTGAAATGTCTGCCTTCCCTCTGACTTTAGAACAAAAAACTGGCTTTGCCTTTGTGGggattttgtgtgttttcttggGACTTCTAATTATCAGATGCTTCAAGATCTTGCTAGACCCCTACAGCAGTATGCCTTCTTCCACATGGGAAGATGAAGTTGAGGGGTTGGATAAAGGGACATTTGAATATGCTCTTGCATGA